A region of Nocardioides sp. JS614 DNA encodes the following proteins:
- a CDS encoding ATP-grasp domain-containing protein: MTERAAVLKKVTEELGDRTLVWSGIRGDDIEPLRDVPQLGYSFSIAGAYNGRSDVRGLAYEQLTRVRVDPEVWDIDFHHHERATEEFRRGLLRSMSEPSALLPYRPSSFLSAIHFARQERCVNLGLFGAHQSAFEHKPFVESEVAQLGIPHIPWTYIADEEQPLARNLVSAGPLVLRRSRTSGGEGIVRVDSAAEIGPHWPKGTEEFVSVAPFIADTIPVNVGATVWRDSRGDDCVTVHHPSVQLIGIKSCVTREFGYCGNDFGAARDLDRSTIDRIEQSTKRVGRWLRGNGYIGTFGVDYLIKDGVPLFTEINARFQGSTYSSCRLSIEQGEACLMLEHVAAWLGLPMPESPSLYERTRAVRDLANLAVHWTGREAATVNATALFSVVMDDFDPKATSDSVVATDVANEPGSLVGRFNVGRRVTDTGYDLAPELDRLIDRWRRSEEAS, translated from the coding sequence ATGACGGAACGGGCGGCGGTCCTCAAGAAGGTGACCGAGGAGCTCGGGGACCGCACACTCGTGTGGTCAGGGATCCGTGGGGACGACATCGAGCCACTACGCGACGTACCGCAACTTGGGTACTCGTTCTCGATCGCCGGGGCGTACAACGGTCGCTCTGACGTTCGTGGTCTGGCCTACGAACAGCTCACTCGAGTACGTGTCGATCCGGAGGTTTGGGACATCGACTTCCACCACCATGAAAGAGCTACGGAGGAGTTCCGGCGGGGACTTCTCCGATCCATGAGCGAGCCAAGCGCACTCCTTCCGTACCGTCCGTCAAGCTTCCTCTCGGCGATCCACTTCGCTCGCCAGGAACGCTGCGTGAACCTCGGCCTGTTTGGCGCGCACCAATCCGCCTTCGAGCACAAGCCCTTCGTCGAGTCAGAAGTCGCCCAACTGGGAATCCCGCACATCCCGTGGACCTATATCGCCGACGAGGAACAGCCCCTCGCGCGCAACCTCGTTTCCGCCGGTCCTCTTGTCCTGCGCCGCAGTCGCACGTCGGGTGGTGAAGGCATCGTGCGCGTCGACTCAGCCGCTGAGATTGGACCACACTGGCCGAAGGGCACCGAGGAGTTCGTGAGCGTGGCGCCCTTCATAGCCGACACAATTCCCGTGAATGTCGGTGCCACTGTTTGGCGGGACTCTCGAGGCGACGATTGCGTGACGGTGCACCACCCGTCGGTCCAGCTCATCGGCATCAAGTCATGTGTGACCCGCGAGTTCGGCTATTGCGGCAATGACTTCGGTGCGGCGCGCGACCTCGACCGGTCCACTATCGATCGGATCGAGCAGTCCACCAAGCGCGTCGGGCGCTGGTTGCGCGGGAACGGTTACATCGGCACGTTTGGCGTCGACTACCTGATCAAGGATGGAGTGCCCCTGTTCACCGAGATCAACGCGAGATTTCAAGGCTCTACATACTCGTCGTGTCGACTCTCGATCGAGCAGGGGGAAGCCTGTCTGATGCTTGAGCACGTCGCCGCCTGGTTGGGCCTACCCATGCCGGAATCACCGAGCTTGTACGAGCGCACACGAGCAGTGCGGGATCTCGCGAACCTAGCGGTGCACTGGACCGGCCGAGAGGCCGCAACGGTCAACGCAACCGCTCTCTTCAGTGTGGTGATGGATGACTTCGATCCCAAAGCGACCAGCGACAGCGTTGTGGCAACGGACGTCGCCAACGAGCCAGGCTCCCTGGTCGGCCGTTTCAACGTTGGAAGGCGGGTGACCGATACCGGCTACGATCTTGCCCCTGAACTAGACCGACTGATTGACCGCTGGCGGCGCTCGGAGGAGGCATCTTGA